The following proteins are encoded in a genomic region of Natrinema sp. DC36:
- a CDS encoding J domain-containing protein, translated as MAVVGDEPAGCDGCGRTVPLEELTTVTMPDGEQVVCCQRCEPHARAAAENGGSLDQRRDACDGCTGTFLLAELEDVVLDDGTVVTCCPSCVAEAPSRDGGGTSGTDGTADGTTEEPTAVTDSERSTEAGPDEDRRRCSQCREQVSAERFRVTTIDERTERLCADCKSDAEERGIVAAVEMRKTRAREVLGVDAGASDETLRDAYHEQVKRAHPDRSSGSRSAFELVTDAYERLRDGD; from the coding sequence ATGGCTGTCGTCGGCGACGAACCGGCCGGCTGTGATGGCTGCGGTCGAACGGTTCCGCTCGAGGAACTAACGACAGTGACGATGCCGGACGGCGAACAGGTCGTCTGCTGTCAGCGCTGTGAGCCACACGCCAGAGCGGCCGCCGAAAACGGCGGGTCGCTCGACCAGCGTCGGGACGCGTGCGACGGCTGTACCGGCACGTTCCTTCTGGCCGAACTCGAGGACGTGGTGCTCGACGACGGAACCGTGGTGACCTGCTGTCCGTCGTGTGTCGCCGAGGCCCCGAGTCGCGACGGTGGTGGAACGTCCGGTACTGACGGCACTGCTGACGGGACCACGGAGGAACCCACAGCCGTGACCGACTCCGAGCGTTCCACCGAAGCGGGTCCGGACGAGGACCGACGCCGCTGTAGTCAGTGTCGCGAACAGGTCTCCGCAGAACGCTTTCGCGTTACCACGATCGACGAGCGCACGGAACGGTTGTGTGCCGACTGCAAGTCCGACGCCGAGGAGCGCGGCATCGTCGCGGCCGTCGAGATGCGAAAGACGAGGGCTCGCGAGGTTCTCGGCGTGGACGCCGGCGCGAGCGACGAGACGCTCCGCGATGCGTATCACGAACAGGTCAAACGCGCCCATCCCGACCGCTCGAGCGGTAGTCGATCCGCCTTCGAGCTCGTCACGGACGCTTACGAGCGGCTTCGGGACGGCGATTGA
- a CDS encoding multiprotein bridging factor aMBF1: MVQCEMCGAETSSPKTIKVEGAKLDVCSDCTDFGTEVKQTSSSGSSTKYSTDSSSSSSSGSQSTGSSASSSSSGGSSQRRSDMFDDMDELATDYDERVRNARESNGLSQSDLANELNEKASLIRKIERGDTLPSDRVQSKLENFLEIDLNAEGSSGEDSEWSGGSSTGSYTLGDVVKRKD, encoded by the coding sequence ATGGTTCAGTGCGAGATGTGTGGGGCCGAGACGTCGTCCCCGAAAACCATCAAAGTCGAGGGCGCGAAGCTAGACGTGTGTTCGGACTGCACGGACTTCGGCACTGAAGTCAAACAGACCTCGAGTTCGGGTTCGTCGACGAAGTACTCGACCGACTCGAGTTCGTCCTCGTCGAGCGGTAGCCAGTCCACCGGTTCCAGCGCGAGTTCCTCGAGTTCGGGTGGCTCGAGTCAGCGCCGGTCGGACATGTTCGACGACATGGACGAACTGGCGACCGATTACGACGAGCGAGTCCGCAACGCTCGCGAAAGCAACGGACTGAGCCAGTCCGATCTCGCGAACGAACTCAACGAGAAGGCCAGCCTGATTCGCAAGATCGAGCGCGGCGACACCCTCCCGAGCGATCGCGTCCAGTCGAAACTCGAGAACTTCCTCGAGATCGATCTGAACGCCGAGGGGAGTTCCGGAGAGGACTCGGAGTGGTCCGGCGGCTCCTCGACGGGGAGTTACACGCTGGGCGACGTGGTCAAGCGCAAGGACTGA
- the hisC gene encoding histidinol-phosphate transaminase, which translates to MQPRDLSDHVAYEAGRGIEEVARELGRDPSEFVKLASNENPHGPSPAAAVAIRETASSVSSYPKAAHADLTSAVADRWDVTDEQVWLANGGDGAIDYLHRAVIEPGDTVLVPSPGFAYYGMSSRFHHGDVSEYELSRADDFAQNAETVLESYDGDRLLFVTSPHNPTGSTMPLEEIDRLADETDDETLVVVDEAYGEFADRDSAVALVEGRDGFDARDDVAVLRTFSKAYGLAGVRLGYAVVPDEWGDAYARVNTPFAASELACRAGLAAVDDEEHVERTVETARESRAYMRDAIETHVWESEGNFALVDVGDASAVAAEMQERGVIVRDCSSFGLPGCIRITCGTEEETERAVATLNDVLADLGLETDPSDEAHDPDAEVADS; encoded by the coding sequence ATGCAACCGCGCGACCTGTCCGATCACGTCGCATACGAGGCGGGTCGAGGCATCGAGGAGGTCGCCCGCGAGCTCGGGCGCGACCCCTCGGAGTTCGTCAAACTCGCCTCGAACGAGAACCCGCACGGCCCCTCGCCGGCCGCCGCCGTGGCCATCCGCGAGACGGCCTCGAGCGTGAGTTCCTACCCGAAGGCCGCTCACGCCGACCTCACGAGCGCCGTCGCCGACCGCTGGGACGTCACCGACGAGCAAGTCTGGCTGGCCAACGGCGGCGACGGGGCGATCGATTACCTCCATCGGGCCGTCATCGAACCCGGCGACACCGTCCTCGTCCCCTCGCCCGGCTTCGCTTACTACGGGATGAGTTCTCGGTTCCACCACGGCGATGTCTCCGAGTACGAACTCTCGAGGGCCGACGACTTCGCCCAGAACGCTGAGACCGTTCTCGAGTCCTACGACGGTGATCGATTGCTCTTCGTCACCAGTCCACACAACCCGACCGGGTCGACGATGCCGCTCGAGGAAATCGACCGCCTCGCCGACGAAACCGACGACGAAACCCTGGTCGTCGTCGACGAGGCCTACGGCGAGTTCGCCGACCGGGACAGCGCCGTCGCCCTGGTCGAGGGCCGCGACGGGTTCGACGCTCGCGACGACGTCGCCGTCCTGCGGACGTTCTCGAAGGCCTACGGGCTGGCCGGGGTCCGACTCGGCTACGCCGTCGTCCCCGACGAGTGGGGCGATGCCTACGCCCGCGTGAACACTCCCTTTGCGGCGAGCGAACTCGCCTGCCGAGCCGGTCTCGCCGCCGTCGACGACGAGGAACACGTCGAGCGAACCGTCGAGACGGCCCGCGAGTCGCGTGCATACATGCGAGACGCGATCGAAACCCACGTCTGGGAGAGCGAGGGTAACTTCGCGCTCGTCGACGTCGGCGACGCCTCGGCGGTCGCCGCGGAAATGCAGGAGCGCGGCGTCATCGTTCGCGACTGCTCGAGTTTCGGCCTTCCGGGCTGTATCCGGATCACCTGCGGCACCGAGGAGGAGACCGAGCGGGCGGTCGCGACGCTCAACGACGTCCTCGCTGATCTCGGACTCGAGACGGACCCATCAGACGAGGCCCACGATCCGGACGCGGAGGTGGCCGATTCATGA
- the cofD gene encoding 2-phospho-L-lactate transferase yields MVTFLSGGTGTPKLLDGAAAAFSPEETTVVANTGDDIELGGLFVSPDVDTLLFQGGGILDRETWWGIEGDTHRTNSALLDIASAAGLPEGPQYLSEEKQTDGRRLANWRRFSGVAEFMTIGDRDRAVHITRTSLLDEGKTLSEATERLASAFGLTIDLLPMSDDPVASLVHTDEGLMHFQEFWVAHRGEPTVDTVEFRGSSKAEPAPGVLESLDDTIVIGPSNPVTSIGPMLSLPGVADALAQTTVVAVSPFLGDDAFSGPAGDLMAAVNAEPSTEGLATAYPFADAFVVDAEDDADFDRPTIRTDIKIDSREDAVRVIRAVDDAIDRVS; encoded by the coding sequence ATGGTAACCTTCCTCTCCGGGGGCACCGGAACGCCGAAGCTGTTAGACGGCGCCGCTGCCGCGTTCTCGCCGGAGGAGACCACGGTCGTCGCCAACACGGGCGACGACATCGAGCTCGGTGGGCTCTTCGTCTCGCCGGACGTCGATACGCTGCTGTTCCAGGGTGGTGGGATCCTCGACCGCGAGACGTGGTGGGGAATCGAGGGCGACACGCATCGGACGAACTCGGCGCTGCTGGACATCGCGTCGGCCGCCGGACTGCCGGAGGGACCGCAATACCTCTCCGAGGAGAAACAGACCGACGGCCGACGGCTCGCGAACTGGCGGCGCTTTTCGGGGGTCGCGGAGTTCATGACGATCGGCGACCGCGACCGGGCCGTTCACATCACGCGGACGAGTCTCCTCGACGAGGGGAAGACGTTGAGCGAGGCGACCGAGCGGCTCGCGAGCGCGTTCGGACTCACGATCGATCTCCTCCCGATGAGCGACGATCCGGTCGCCAGCCTCGTTCATACTGACGAGGGGCTCATGCACTTTCAGGAGTTCTGGGTCGCCCACCGGGGCGAGCCGACCGTCGACACCGTCGAGTTCCGCGGCTCCTCGAAGGCCGAGCCGGCGCCGGGCGTGCTCGAGTCGCTCGACGACACCATCGTCATCGGCCCCTCGAACCCGGTCACCAGCATCGGTCCGATGCTCTCGTTGCCGGGCGTGGCGGACGCGCTCGCCCAGACGACGGTCGTCGCCGTCTCGCCGTTCCTCGGCGACGACGCCTTCTCCGGACCCGCCGGCGACCTCATGGCGGCCGTCAACGCGGAGCCGAGCACCGAGGGACTCGCGACCGCCTACCCGTTCGCGGACGCATTCGTGGTCGACGCCGAGGACGACGCCGACTTCGACCGGCCGACGATCCGAACCGATATCAAAATCGACTCCCGCGAGGACGCCGTGCGCGTGATCCGGGCGGTCGACGACGCGATCGATCGCGTGAGCTGA
- a CDS encoding FAD-binding oxidoreductase → MGSLHKHRGEVALEALPDDAVRSLVTRFHGDVLRPSDEGYEDARAVWNGMIDRYPALVARCAGVADVVAAVNFARDHDLPLAVRGGGHNVAGTAVCDGGVVVDLAEMNGVRVDREEGTVRAEGGATLGDVDRETQRFGLATALGAVSQTGIAGLTLNGGYGHLSREHGLALDNLVSVDIVTADGQVRTASEKRNEDLFWAVRGGGGNLGVVSAFEYDLHEVGPEVYAFFVWFHGDDADAALAAFREWTETAPRNAGVLAFTAHVPELEEFPERTWGEPAVAFLGSARGDLEEAPAVYDPLREVATPIADMSGTIAYVDLQSMLDEDYPDGLRYYWKSVFLEELTDEVFDLMVRYNDSAPSGLSTIDCWHLGDAVADVPRDATAFWHRDKPYMLTVEANWEEPDDDDANVNWAREVFADVQSLPIASGRYGNFPGMNEDPVKLLYGDNYDRLVAVKTTYDPENLFRSNANVAPRTTGA, encoded by the coding sequence ATGGGTTCACTACACAAACACCGCGGCGAGGTGGCGCTCGAGGCGCTTCCGGACGACGCTGTTCGATCCCTCGTCACGCGATTCCACGGTGACGTACTGCGCCCGTCCGACGAGGGCTACGAAGACGCTCGAGCGGTCTGGAACGGCATGATCGATCGGTATCCCGCGCTCGTCGCGCGCTGTGCCGGCGTCGCCGACGTCGTCGCGGCCGTGAACTTCGCCCGCGACCACGACCTGCCCCTCGCGGTGCGGGGCGGCGGGCACAACGTCGCCGGGACGGCCGTCTGCGACGGCGGTGTCGTCGTCGATCTCGCGGAGATGAACGGCGTCCGGGTCGACCGCGAGGAGGGGACCGTCCGCGCCGAAGGCGGGGCGACGCTTGGCGACGTCGATCGGGAGACGCAGCGCTTCGGCCTCGCGACCGCCCTCGGCGCGGTATCGCAGACGGGGATCGCCGGGCTCACGCTCAACGGCGGCTACGGCCACCTGAGCCGCGAGCACGGGCTGGCGCTGGATAATTTGGTCAGCGTCGATATCGTGACGGCCGACGGACAGGTGCGAACCGCCAGCGAAAAGCGGAACGAAGACCTGTTCTGGGCGGTCCGCGGCGGAGGCGGCAACCTCGGCGTCGTCAGCGCGTTCGAGTACGATCTCCACGAGGTCGGCCCGGAAGTGTACGCGTTCTTCGTCTGGTTCCACGGCGACGACGCCGACGCGGCGCTGGCGGCCTTCCGCGAGTGGACCGAGACCGCGCCCCGGAACGCGGGCGTCCTCGCCTTTACCGCCCACGTCCCCGAACTCGAGGAGTTCCCCGAGAGGACGTGGGGCGAGCCGGCGGTCGCGTTCCTCGGCTCCGCTCGCGGCGACCTCGAGGAGGCGCCAGCCGTCTACGACCCGCTCCGCGAGGTCGCGACGCCCATCGCCGACATGAGCGGGACGATAGCCTACGTCGACCTTCAGTCGATGCTCGACGAGGACTACCCGGACGGGCTGCGGTACTACTGGAAGTCCGTCTTTCTCGAGGAACTCACCGACGAGGTGTTCGACCTCATGGTCCGGTACAACGACTCGGCCCCGTCGGGGCTCTCGACGATCGACTGTTGGCATCTCGGCGACGCGGTCGCCGACGTTCCGCGGGACGCGACCGCGTTCTGGCACCGGGACAAGCCGTACATGCTCACCGTCGAGGCGAACTGGGAGGAGCCCGATGACGACGACGCGAACGTGAACTGGGCCCGCGAGGTGTTCGCCGACGTGCAGTCACTGCCGATCGCCTCGGGCCGCTACGGCAACTTCCCGGGAATGAACGAAGACCCCGTGAAACTGCTCTACGGCGATAACTACGACCGACTGGTCGCGGTCAAGACGACATACGACCCGGAGAACCTGTTCCGATCGAACGCGAACGTCGCGCCGCGAACGACCGGTGCCTGA
- a CDS encoding toll/interleukin-1 receptor domain-containing protein, translating into MTGEQVYVSHAPGNLELVQDLFSTVKNFPFGVHLALEEIESGRSRKRLEGRLANSDVVVAVLTENAADTTWIDQEIGYAVAKGIPVVPLRDEGVSRRGYVGDVDGLTIDRGDLSVTIFNLLSRLRSELAPLGALSVPNWYIRFPCTIPDCGHPVTLELEQGQTKLWKLHSHGKHLTTSCAVCESTYYFNPATIGFLGREDGIERQSPSRSRS; encoded by the coding sequence ATGACCGGAGAACAGGTGTACGTTTCACACGCGCCAGGCAACCTCGAGCTCGTCCAGGACCTGTTCTCGACGGTCAAGAACTTCCCGTTCGGCGTCCACCTCGCGCTCGAGGAGATCGAGTCCGGTCGATCACGAAAGCGACTCGAGGGGCGTCTCGCCAACAGCGACGTCGTCGTCGCGGTGCTGACCGAGAACGCGGCCGATACTACGTGGATCGATCAGGAAATCGGCTACGCGGTGGCCAAAGGGATCCCCGTCGTACCGCTTCGCGACGAGGGAGTCAGCCGTCGCGGATACGTCGGCGACGTCGACGGACTGACGATCGATCGGGGAGACCTCTCGGTGACGATCTTCAACCTGCTTTCCCGGCTCCGGAGCGAACTCGCACCGCTGGGGGCGCTCTCGGTACCGAACTGGTACATCCGATTCCCGTGTACGATCCCCGACTGCGGCCACCCGGTCACGCTCGAACTCGAGCAGGGACAGACGAAACTCTGGAAACTCCACAGCCACGGGAAACACCTGACGACGTCGTGTGCGGTCTGTGAGTCGACGTACTACTTCAACCCGGCGACGATCGGGTTTCTGGGCCGCGAGGACGGAATCGAACGTCAATCGCCGTCCCGAAGCCGCTCGTAA
- the ligA gene encoding ATP-dependent DNA ligase LigA, translated as MEFATFADRAGTIDAEPADLEIVAHVRELLVDAGDNLEIVARFAQGRVFPAWDSTTLDIGPRACYEAIARAAGTNVSSDDVEDRLAEIGEIGDVAASYEFGGQQGLGAFTGGEAADSSGDSSGGLTVREVSDTLEELAAAEGSGSQDRKVDLLFGLFNRCSSEEARYLARIVLSEMRIGVGEGTVRDAISEAFGVPEDRVERALQVSNDYGQVARIARDEGVEGLDALDLAVGRPVQAMLAQAGTVTDALEEWEEAGVEWKYDGARVQLHYDPAGADRNGETETRVFSRNMEDVTNALPEVVEFAESHLEVPAILDGEVVAIDDDGSPLPFQEVLKRFRRKHDVAKAREDVTVRPVFFDCLHAAGEDLLAEPLTTRHDRLRSVLVDAGSDSDADRVDDADVEGLSLLWRTDDPDEIESIDADALEAGHEGIMLKNPDSTYSPGRRGKHWRKRKPDVETLDCVVTGAEWGEGRRATFLGTFELSVRSGDDSEERRSAGSTVEPQNLETVGKVATGITDEKLAELTKLLEPHIAAEAGQEVDLEPAVVFEVGYEEIQSSPTYSSGYALRFPRFVGVRSDKSPGDADSLERLERLQEQ; from the coding sequence ATGGAGTTCGCCACGTTCGCCGACCGCGCCGGGACGATCGACGCCGAACCCGCCGACCTCGAGATCGTGGCCCACGTTCGGGAACTGCTTGTCGATGCCGGCGACAATTTGGAAATCGTCGCGCGCTTCGCACAGGGACGAGTGTTTCCGGCCTGGGACTCGACGACGCTCGATATCGGACCGCGTGCGTGTTACGAGGCGATCGCCCGCGCGGCGGGGACGAACGTGAGCAGCGACGACGTCGAGGATCGACTCGCGGAGATCGGCGAGATCGGCGACGTGGCGGCGAGCTACGAGTTCGGCGGCCAGCAGGGGTTGGGTGCGTTCACCGGCGGAGAAGCTGCCGATTCCAGCGGCGATAGTAGCGGTGGCCTCACCGTTCGCGAGGTCTCCGACACTCTCGAGGAACTGGCCGCCGCCGAAGGCTCGGGCAGTCAGGATCGCAAGGTCGATCTGCTCTTCGGGCTGTTCAATCGCTGCTCGAGCGAGGAGGCGCGCTACCTCGCCCGCATCGTCCTCTCGGAAATGCGCATCGGCGTCGGCGAGGGGACGGTGCGAGACGCGATCTCGGAGGCCTTCGGCGTTCCCGAGGACCGAGTCGAGCGCGCGCTGCAGGTCTCGAATGACTACGGGCAGGTCGCCCGGATCGCCCGCGACGAGGGAGTCGAGGGGCTCGACGCGCTGGACCTCGCGGTCGGCCGGCCCGTTCAGGCGATGCTCGCCCAGGCGGGGACGGTGACCGACGCGCTCGAGGAGTGGGAGGAGGCCGGCGTGGAATGGAAGTACGACGGAGCGCGGGTTCAGTTGCACTATGATCCCGCCGGTGCCGATCGGAACGGTGAGACGGAGACTCGCGTTTTCTCGCGGAACATGGAGGACGTGACGAACGCGCTTCCGGAAGTGGTCGAATTCGCGGAGTCACACCTCGAGGTGCCCGCAATCCTCGATGGCGAAGTCGTCGCGATCGACGACGACGGCTCTCCGCTGCCCTTCCAGGAGGTGCTCAAGCGGTTCCGGCGGAAACACGACGTGGCGAAGGCCCGCGAGGACGTGACGGTCCGGCCAGTGTTCTTCGACTGTCTGCACGCGGCGGGGGAGGACCTACTCGCAGAGCCGCTGACGACGCGCCACGACAGGCTTCGATCGGTGCTGGTGGACGCCGGTTCCGATTCCGACGCCGACCGCGTAGACGACGCTGACGTCGAGGGGCTCTCCCTGCTCTGGCGCACCGACGATCCCGACGAGATCGAGAGCATCGACGCCGACGCGCTCGAGGCGGGCCACGAGGGGATCATGCTCAAAAACCCCGACTCCACGTACTCGCCGGGCCGGCGCGGGAAGCACTGGCGCAAGCGCAAGCCCGACGTGGAGACGCTCGACTGCGTGGTGACTGGCGCGGAGTGGGGAGAGGGGCGCCGTGCCACGTTCCTCGGGACCTTCGAGCTGTCCGTTCGGTCCGGGGACGACAGCGAGGAACGGCGTTCCGCCGGCTCTACGGTGGAACCGCAGAACCTCGAGACCGTCGGCAAGGTCGCGACCGGAATCACTGACGAGAAATTGGCGGAGCTAACGAAACTGCTCGAGCCCCACATCGCGGCCGAAGCGGGCCAGGAGGTGGACCTCGAGCCAGCGGTCGTCTTCGAGGTCGGCTACGAGGAGATCCAGTCCTCGCCGACCTACTCGTCGGGCTACGCGCTGCGATTCCCGCGATTCGTGGGTGTTCGCTCCGACAAGAGCCCGGGGGATGCGGATTCGCTCGAGCGCCTCGAGCGGTTGCAGGAACAGTGA
- a CDS encoding tRNA-dihydrouridine synthase, with translation MTGHASFAPPLALASLSGEADADWARAGAADAGAAFLGGIALDADSRAAARDLVDRDRNEFLPDDPLAFIDRELEALADVPIQPAFNVRSATAEPIAAAARVCRDRDAFLEINAHCRQDELCAVGCGETLLRDGDRLARYVDRATETGVTVGVKVRAEVPGVDLPALARDLEHAGADFVHVDAMDSESVIADVVDATDLFVIANNGVRDDETVREYVEYGADAVSVGRPSDDPRVLERVRAAVDRQFGLETVH, from the coding sequence ATGACCGGACATGCCTCGTTCGCGCCGCCGCTCGCGCTCGCGAGCCTCAGCGGTGAGGCCGACGCCGACTGGGCGCGGGCCGGTGCGGCGGACGCGGGTGCCGCGTTCCTCGGCGGGATCGCTCTCGACGCCGACTCGAGAGCGGCCGCGCGCGACCTCGTCGACCGGGATCGGAACGAGTTCCTGCCGGACGATCCGCTGGCGTTCATCGACCGCGAACTCGAGGCGCTGGCCGACGTTCCGATCCAGCCGGCGTTCAACGTCCGGAGTGCGACCGCCGAGCCGATCGCGGCGGCCGCTCGCGTCTGCCGGGACCGGGACGCCTTCCTCGAGATCAACGCTCACTGCCGACAGGACGAACTCTGCGCCGTCGGCTGCGGCGAGACGCTCCTGCGGGACGGCGACCGGCTCGCGAGATACGTCGACCGAGCGACCGAGACGGGCGTGACCGTCGGCGTGAAAGTCCGCGCCGAGGTTCCCGGCGTCGACCTGCCGGCACTGGCTCGAGACCTCGAGCATGCGGGGGCCGACTTCGTCCACGTCGACGCGATGGACAGCGAATCGGTAATCGCCGACGTGGTCGACGCGACCGACCTGTTCGTAATCGCCAACAACGGCGTCCGCGACGACGAGACCGTCCGCGAGTACGTCGAGTACGGTGCCGACGCGGTCAGCGTCGGTCGACCCAGCGACGATCCGAGAGTGCTCGAGCGAGTTCGCGCGGCCGTGGATCGGCAGTTCGGGCTCGAGACGGTTCACTAG
- a CDS encoding CDP-alcohol phosphatidyltransferase family protein translates to MTLDKFRPYVSRFLDPFVKGFDRVGMTPNGVSVVAFGMAILAAVAFALGGLEDPIWYAVAATLVFLNGWLDIIDGALAREQEVASAGGDLLDHVLDRYADIVVIAGLAAGLEDYLLGFAAVTGVVMTSYLGTQAQAVGLDRVYGGLVGRADRLAIIGIAGFLAYPLSGPIVGDFTLVGLLLVFLAVVGHLTALQRFYYSWIALER, encoded by the coding sequence ATGACGCTCGACAAGTTCCGTCCGTACGTCTCTCGGTTCCTCGACCCGTTCGTCAAGGGGTTCGACCGCGTCGGAATGACACCCAACGGCGTGAGCGTGGTCGCGTTCGGGATGGCGATTCTTGCCGCGGTGGCGTTCGCACTCGGCGGGCTCGAGGATCCGATCTGGTACGCCGTCGCGGCGACGCTGGTCTTTCTGAACGGCTGGTTGGATATCATCGACGGCGCGCTCGCACGCGAACAGGAGGTCGCCTCCGCCGGCGGCGACCTGCTGGATCACGTCCTCGATCGGTACGCGGATATCGTCGTCATCGCCGGATTGGCCGCAGGGCTCGAGGACTACCTGCTGGGCTTCGCCGCCGTCACGGGAGTCGTGATGACCTCCTACCTCGGAACGCAGGCACAGGCCGTCGGTCTCGATCGGGTCTACGGCGGACTCGTCGGTCGGGCCGACCGGCTGGCGATCATCGGCATCGCCGGCTTCCTCGCCTACCCGCTCTCCGGGCCGATCGTCGGCGATTTCACCCTCGTCGGCTTGCTGCTCGTCTTCCTCGCGGTCGTCGGCCACCTGACGGCGTTGCAGCGGTTTTACTACTCGTGGATCGCCCTCGAGCGATAG
- a CDS encoding adenylate kinase family protein: MRVAVTGTPGTGKTTATELLESRLADSDAAADDASMPDLEVIHLNRVLEDEELYTEVDADRESKVADLEALSEWLDGRDDVVIESHLSHHVDADRVAVLRCEPATLEERLLERGETEAKAAENAESEALDVILSEAVEKHGLESVYEIDTTERDPAGVADELAAVTEGEREPTAGEVDYMGYLT, encoded by the coding sequence ATGAGAGTCGCCGTCACCGGCACTCCCGGGACCGGGAAGACGACCGCGACCGAGTTGCTCGAGTCCCGGCTGGCCGATTCCGATGCCGCAGCGGACGACGCGTCGATGCCCGATCTCGAGGTGATCCACCTCAACCGAGTGCTCGAGGACGAAGAGCTCTACACCGAGGTCGACGCCGACCGCGAGAGCAAGGTCGCCGACCTCGAGGCGCTGAGCGAGTGGCTCGACGGTCGCGACGACGTCGTGATCGAATCGCATCTCTCCCACCACGTCGACGCCGATCGGGTCGCCGTGTTGCGGTGTGAACCAGCGACGCTCGAGGAGCGCCTGCTCGAGCGGGGAGAGACCGAGGCGAAGGCGGCGGAAAACGCCGAGAGCGAGGCTCTGGATGTCATCCTGTCCGAAGCCGTCGAGAAACACGGCCTCGAGTCGGTCTACGAGATCGACACGACCGAGCGCGATCCCGCCGGTGTCGCGGACGAACTCGCAGCGGTCACAGAAGGGGAACGCGAACCAACTGCTGGCGAGGTCGACTACATGGGGTACCTGACATGA
- a CDS encoding DUF3054 domain-containing protein: MDTAVQTGSRDGSIDRERVGIGVVDLGIVVGLVLFGNVEHGGNPIAEPLASLETVAPFVIGWVAVAALAGVYTRDTLTGTDGVRLTAIAWIAAANVGLMLRGSPLFEGGTTWPFPVVITGIVLVALLGWRLGYAFFLSR, translated from the coding sequence ATGGACACGGCAGTTCAGACCGGCTCCCGGGACGGATCGATCGACCGCGAACGGGTCGGTATCGGCGTCGTCGACCTGGGTATCGTCGTCGGCCTCGTTCTCTTCGGGAACGTCGAACACGGCGGCAACCCGATCGCCGAACCGCTCGCATCGCTCGAGACGGTCGCCCCGTTCGTGATCGGGTGGGTTGCCGTCGCAGCGCTCGCAGGCGTGTACACGCGCGACACTCTCACCGGGACCGACGGCGTTCGTCTGACGGCGATCGCGTGGATCGCGGCGGCGAACGTCGGGCTCATGCTTCGTGGGTCGCCGCTGTTCGAGGGCGGCACGACCTGGCCGTTTCCGGTCGTCATTACCGGTATCGTGCTCGTCGCCCTGCTCGGTTGGCGGCTCGGATACGCCTTCTTCCTCTCACGATAG
- the tpiA gene encoding triose-phosphate isomerase, whose protein sequence is MFVLVNLKTYPCDPIAVAEAVRDVDETTDARLAVAPQATHLERVAETGAETWAQHVGSIEHGSNTGQTLAESVADAGAVGTLLNHSERRLKLADIDGAVRAAERADLETIVCANNPAQIGAAAALGPDAVAVEPPALIGTGTPVSQADPDVVEDAVAAAANVDPDVSVLCGAGISTGDDVVAAGDLGAGGVLLASGVAKADDPKAALEDLVAPL, encoded by the coding sequence ATGTTCGTCCTCGTTAACCTGAAGACATATCCGTGCGATCCGATCGCCGTCGCAGAAGCCGTCCGTGACGTCGACGAGACCACTGACGCCCGACTCGCCGTCGCGCCACAGGCGACCCACCTCGAGCGGGTCGCGGAAACGGGCGCGGAGACGTGGGCCCAGCACGTCGGCTCGATCGAACACGGGAGCAACACCGGGCAGACGCTCGCCGAGAGCGTCGCCGACGCGGGCGCGGTCGGGACGCTGCTCAACCACTCCGAACGGCGACTGAAACTGGCCGATATCGACGGTGCCGTCCGGGCGGCCGAGCGGGCGGACCTCGAGACGATCGTCTGTGCGAACAACCCGGCCCAGATCGGCGCTGCCGCCGCGCTAGGGCCGGACGCGGTCGCCGTGGAGCCGCCAGCACTCATTGGAACCGGAACACCGGTCAGTCAGGCCGATCCCGACGTCGTCGAGGACGCCGTCGCCGCCGCCGCGAACGTCGATCCCGACGTCTCGGTCCTCTGTGGCGCGGGCATCAGTACGGGCGACGACGTCGTCGCGGCGGGCGATCTCGGTGCCGGGGGCGTCCTCCTGGCCAGCGGCGTCGCGAAGGCCGACGATCCGAAGGCGGCCCTCGAGGACCTCGTCGCGCCGCTCTGA